The Odocoileus virginianus isolate 20LAN1187 ecotype Illinois unplaced genomic scaffold, Ovbor_1.2 Unplaced_Scaffold_1, whole genome shotgun sequence genome window below encodes:
- the LOC139033288 gene encoding uncharacterized protein has protein sequence MRGRNSRPRAAWPRRVPGARRRPREPLPRQDSASPCLPRPGVPPPVRLPLRSEGRPASRARRSRGSVLRRGSGPQSSAPPRSPRSLRLALR, from the exons ATGAGAG GTCGCAACTCCAGACCGCGCGCCGCCTGGCCCCGCCGGGTCCCCGGAGCGCGAAGGCGGCCGAGGGAGCCGCTGCCACGCCAGGACTCTGCCTCACCTTGTTTGCCGCGTCCCGGCGTCCCGCCGCCCGTCCGCCTGCCGCTGCGCTCCGAGGGCCGACCAGCGAGTCGCGCGCGGCGCAGCCGGGGCTCCGTCCTGCGGCGAGGCAGCGGCCCCCAGTCCTCCGCACCCCCTCGCTCGCCCCGGTCACTTCGCCTCGCTCTCCGGTAG